The candidate division KSB1 bacterium nucleotide sequence AAGCGCATATAGACATACAATTTAATCATGGCCAATCCTGTCAAAATTTTCAAGCCCTTGGCGATACAACCCGCTTGCGGCTCGCCCATCTTTGCATGCACAGGCGCTTTAAATAGAAGCTTTTGCTTCCTTCGGTTGTTTTTGATTCATCAACTTCGCGGCTTTGACAAACGCATTGACATCGCCCAAACAACATTCACCTTTGGGATTTTTGATGTCGCACGCGCAGGTGCCAGCTTTGATTTCGCGCGCGATTTTCAGGGACGCGGTAGATTCGCCGGTTTCAATAATCTCCTGTTTGATGCGAGCGCGCGTCCAATTGAAGCAGTAGCAAACCGGAACCTCGTCGCCCTGATCTTTGACAAAAACTTTTACCGCCACATCATGGCTGGTGAAAAAAGGCACCTCTTCATTGGAGAAATAAACTACATGGCAGGTTGATTCTTGGCAGTAGTAATATTGCACATTTTGAAGGGAACCGAGCTTCTCCGGTTTCAACAAATGTTCCAGCGTTCGATGCTGGACCTTGCGTGAAAGTGTTCCGGAAAGCGGACACGCAGCTTTGGCAGGGGCGGGCGTTTTCTCCGTTATGAGGCAGCAACTTTCTTCATCATGATGCTTGTCGGCGGCAATCACGTCGAGAGGTTGTGTGCAGCAGGAATTCATTTTATTTTTTTGAATAAAAGCAGATTGTTCTTTGGTTTCATCTTGCCTAAACATGTCTTGCAAGTTTGCAGACAAGAGGTCTGCGTTACGTACTTCAGTGCAAAAAATTTTTTGCACCTGAAGCTTCATGATGAGAAAGCAGTTGCAGATTCACTTGAGCTGACAAGCGGATGTTCACGCCATTGGGGAACTCGATGACACACGACAACGGCGGCGGGGCCAGGGGCGTCTGCCGCACGTACAGCGGGATGAAGCTGTTACCGCGAGCCGATGGCGCCACGGTGTGACGGCGGTGCGCGTGGTTTTTGCGCAGCCAACATTGAAAGGTGGAGAAGGCGAGGTTTTCCTGCGCACAAAAAGCTTTCTGGGAGAGGCCGCTGGCGAGGTACTTCTCAATGCGGGCGGACATCTTCTGGGCGCGCGGTGAGTGGGCTTGGGGTCGACATGGTTTTCCTCCTGGTTGTTTACTTTGCGAAGATGGAGGAAAAATACGAAATTCACCCCGGAAAAGATGCGGCTCACCGGGGAGATACCCAAGTTGCTCAATAATGCCAAAACAGGCCTCTTCAAACGCAAACGAGAATTTCTATGTCGCCACAGACACTTCGCCTGCCGAATAAGCTTTGTGCTCTCCATCGGGCAAAAGCAAAATCAACTCTCCTCCCGCTCCAATATCTTCAAATATCCCCGCCACGGTTTCCTGTGCGTGGCACAAGTGCAGTCTTTTCCCCAAATCAGAACAACGTGAACGCCAGCGCAATAACAGTGTTGGAATATTTTGCGACAAATTTCCAAACAAATCTTTGTCAAGCTGGCGCACGAGCTCGACAAATATTTTCTGCCGGTCGAGCAAACGACCGGCAATCATCGCCAGCGAGACAGCCGGAGTTCGCCACTCCAGATTAAAATCTTTCGGTTGTTGATTGATGTTGATGCCAATTCCGGCGATGACGTAATCCAGTCGGTTGGAGCCGGTCATTGGCGAGATTTGCGCTTCGCAGAGAATGCCGCAAATTTTACGCTGCTGCCAGAGAATGTCGTTCGGCCATTTGACCGTGAATGCTTCGCCCGAAATTGTGGACAAAGTTTCTGCGACAACAACAGAAATTGCCAGCGGCAAGGCGCCGATGAGCGCGAGCGGCACGGTCGGGCGCAGAATGAACGACAGCCACAAACCAACGCCGGGCGGCGATTGCCAGGGCCGGCCCAAACGGCCGCGCCCGGCGGTTTGTTGATCGGCCAACACCAGCGTTCCCGCTTCCGCGCCGCGCCGCGCCAAACGCTTGAGAAAATCATTCGTCGAAGTGATGCGATTGAAAACGATCAACCGTTTGCCGAGCAGGGTGGTATTGAATTGAGCCCGCAATTCTTCAGGATCCCAAAAAGGTTTTTCGGTTCGACGAGACATGATGCCAGCAAATAGCCATGCAGAATCAAAGCGACATGGTTCAAGGGTTACAATCACAAATCGATCTTCGCTTCATCCTGATGCAAGCCGCGCGGCCCCAGCCGGTCAACCAAAATTCGTGCGCCGTCACCAGTTCCTGACTTGGCGTAAATTCGTTTTGTTTTGATCGCATTCTCGTGAGCGAAATAAAACCTTTGTTGAGCTATTTCTGAAGTGGTAAAAAAGTATGGTGAATCTTCTGCACAATTTGTTTAATTTCATATACAGAAGTATTGACTCATCGAAAGGAGGTTCATCATGTATTACACCGGTTTAGACGCACACCCCAAGAGGTCACAGTTGCAGCATATCGATGAAGATGGTGCTCTGGGTCTGTGCATGAACATTCCCACAACTCCTGAAGGCTTCAACCGCTTTCTGGACAAGTTAAATGGGCCGACCCGAATTACGTTTGAGGCCAGCTGTTGTTATTGGTGGCTCCATGAATATTTTAAGAACCACCCAAAAGTTGCTGGCGTCAACGTTGTTGACCCACGTCGGAGTCGTAAACTTTCTGAGGAATTATCTGTCCAGCGTGGCTATGGCCGCGCCAAAAATGATCGGATCGACACCGAGATGATGGCTGAGCAAGATCGGCTCGGTTTAGCGCCAACGATCCATGTCCCCACGGCTGAACAGTTGAAAATGAGGACTTTGAATCGACATCGCTTTATTTTGGTTTTCGAGAAAACTACCGCTTCCAATCGCATTTACGGGCTTTTGAGTATGCATGGTGTCTTTATAGTGATATCGAAATTTGTTGATGACAGCGATTACCGGAACCAGATTTTGCAACCTTTGCCGCCCGATGTCCAATTTATCGTCCAAAATTTCGTCGTTCAGGTTCATGGCTTTGAAAAGCAAATCCAATCTTGCGAAGACGAACTCGACAAAGTGCTACCCCTCAGCCATCCGGACATCAAACTTTTGATGACGATTCCAGGATTCGGGCCGGTTCTTTCGAGAATTGTCAAAACGGAAATCTTGGATATCCACAATTTTAGAGTCCCGAAATATCTGATCAGTTATTCCGGACTGGCGCCGATTGACCAGGAGAGTGCCGGCAAAAAGGGCGTTATCAAGCTGAATCGGCATTGCAATTATTATCTCAAATATGCATTCACTGAAGCCGCGCATAATGCCAGAAATCATCCCCATTATAAGCGGAAATACGATTATGACGTAAAGAAACATGGAAAAATAATCGCCAAACTGAACTTGGCGCGCAGATTCGCTAAGACCGTCTTTTGGATGTTGGTCCGCCAACAACCCTACAAATTTTAGGGGCTTCGTCCTTAAAGCGAAGCGCTGTTGGATGCCGCGAGGCAAGTAGGGAGTACCCGGAATGACATGACCGCTTTAAGGTCCTTATGCTGCTGAATGTACCCCTACTGGATCATTGCTACTGCACTTCATGTACCCGTGTCCTGTAACGAGGACACAGCCCAGTTCCCCTTGGTGGGCGGGCTGAGTACCTATAAATGTATGAGACCGGACGGGTTCCAAAGAACTGTTTCGGCAAACCGAACCAACAGCTCGAAGGCACTTAACATCCAAGGGCACTTGACTACGGCAAGTGGCAGCATCCATAATTTGTTTCAGGATGAACTTGCTTTCCACTTCTTTGGAGGTTAAATTACCCCCCCAACGAAGAAGGAAAGCTTTGGTTGCCACCGCTTGGCTGCCGAGGTCTTTCCTTTTTCAATTTTAGGGAAAACGGCTTAAAGCATCAAGTGCCAACCACTACCGAGCCAGAAGATTCACCCGTTCATTCTGGGTTAAAATTCCGGACAAAAGAAGTACGCCCAAGAATGAAACTTTTTTATAAATGTCATTCCGTAACGCAGACATCTTGTCTGCAGGCAGGCTGGAACCCTGCGCTACGGCATTTTCGTGGTAAAGTAGCGCAGACATCTTGTCTGCAGGCAGGCTGGAAGCCTGCGCTACGGCATTTTCGTGGTAATTGCCCATGCCGGGCGCGGCACCCGATAATGATGAAAATAAACGTTTGTCGTGTCGCCTTCAGGCGTTCAACTTTTGTCGGGAGCCCGACGCCTAAAGGCGCAACGACGAACTTATTTTCAGAGGAAAGTAACGCAGACATCTTGTCCAATGCTGCTAACTTTTCGGAAAGGCAAACCAATTGCGGGCAAAACAATTCAAAAGCAATGACAGAAAAATGAATGGCAAAAACATGGGAGCGGGTTTTCATCAAAAACACTCTTGGCCCCTTGGTAAGAAGCCTGAATATCTTTCTGCCATACATCTTCCTGTCATGATTTTCTTGAAAAAGTTAGTGACATTGGACATCTTGTCTGCAGGCAGGCTGGAAGCCTGCGCTACGGCATCTTCGTGGTAATGGCCCATGCCGGGCGCGGCACCTGATAATGATGAAAATAAACGATTGTCGTGTCGCCTTCAGGCGTTCAACTTTTGTCGGGAGCCCGACACCTAAAGGCGCAACGACGAACTTATTTTCAGAGGATACTATAACTTCAATACTCCAGCGCGCCAATTTTCCCAGTCGAGCCGACTGAGTTACTGCCAATGCAACTGCTCCAGCCACCGCTACCCCTTGATACACCCCAACGGCCTGAGCTGCGCCACCTTGCGCGAGATGCCGGCCAGATGGCACGTGTCCACGACATCCGAAACGTCTTTGTAGGCTTCGGGAATTTCCTCATCAATCGTGCCGCGGCTCGCGCCCATGACATAGATGCCCTTTTCCGCCAGCTCGCGGGTGATGTTGCGGCCTTGCGCGGTTTTCTTGGCTTTGTGGCGGCTCATCGCGCGGCCGGCGCCGTGACAGGTCGAGCCAAAGGTTTGTTCCATGGCGCCATCAGCGCCGATGAGGACGTAAGAATAACGGCCCATGTCGCCAGGAATGAGCACAGGCTGGCCGACTTCCTGATACGCCTGGGGAATGTGCGGGTGTCCAGCCGGAAACGCGCGCGTCGCGCCTTTGCGATGCACGCAAACTGTCATTTGCTTGCCCGCGAAAACGTGTTCTTCCATTTTCGCAATGTTGTGCGCCACTTCGTAAACCGTGCGCAGGCCGATATATTTCGGCGCTTTGTTAATGGCTTTCGCAAACGCTTCGCGCGTCCAATGCGCGATCATCTGGCGATTGGCAAACGCGAAGTTGATCGCGCAGCGCATGGCGCCGAGATAACTTTGGCCTTCCGGCGAATTCACCGGCGCGCAGCAAAGCTGGCGATCCGGCAATGTGATGCCATATTTGTGCACGGCGTTGTTCATCACACCGATGTAATCTTCGCAAACTTGATGGCCGAAGCCGCGCGAGCCGCAGTGAATGATGACGGTAATTTGATCTTTAAAAAGCCCCAGCGCCTCAGCCGCGCGCGCGTTGAAGATTTGCGAGACGTAACCGACTTCAAGAAAATGATTGCCGCTGCCGAGAGTGCCAAGCTGGGGTCTACCCCGTTCGCTCGCTTTCTTCGAGACTTTGCTCGGATCGGCGCCGTCGATTTTGCCATTCTCTTCGATGAACTCAAGATCATCCCCATCGCCATAGCCGTTTTTGATCGCCGAGTGCGCGCCTTTTGTCATGATTTCTTCAAGCTCTTTCTGCGTGAGCTTGACTTTGCCGGCGGAGCCGACACCGGTCGGCACGTGATGAAAGAGCGCCTTGACGAGTTCTTGAATCTTCGGCTCGACTTCGTCGCGGGTGAGACGGGAGGCCATCAATCTGACGCCACAGTTGATATCGTAGCCAACGCCTCCAGGCGAAATCACGCCGGAGTTGACATCGAACGCGGCCACGCCACCGATGGGAAAACCGTAACCCCAATGAATATCCGGCATGGCAAGCGAATAGCCGACGATGCCGGGCAAATGTGCGACGTTGGCGGCTTGCTGCGGCGCGTTGTCGGCGAGAATGTCTTTGAGCATTTTCTCGGTCGCGTAAATCCGCGCCGGCGCCAACATGTTTCCCTCCTGGGGAATTTCCCAGAGGTAGTCGGCAAGTTTTTTGAGTTTGATTTCGGACATGGCACTACACCATTATTCTTGTGTTGGATAAAGTTTTCTACACATCAAAAATCACCTGCGCTTCCCAACCGTTTTCAATCTGGCGCACGTAAAGCTCGTGATAGGTCACGGCCTTGATTTCGGTTTGAATCACGTGCCGCGCCGGATCGATTTTTTCACCGCGGGCCGTTGCTTGCACGATGGTCGGCGAAACTTTTTTGATGATAAATTCACGATAAAGCTCGAGCTCTGTAATGCAGTAAAAATTAAGCTCGGAAAGCCAGGCGACGAACAAGCCCTCGACATCGCCGGCTTCGACTTCGATTTTCCGCTCGAGCAGGAGCTGAATTGAATCAAGCTCGGTGATCGCATCAAACAAAGCACGTCCGGCGACAGCAAAGAGTTCCGCCAAAGTCGGCGCGAACAGGCGGTAACCGACATCGGCGGTGTGATCGATCGGCGCAAATGAAGGTTCTGATTTCATGAAAAGGAATTTTGCAGCGAAAAGGGCACTGCAACAAAAAAACTTTAAAATTCCACCTTCTCGAGTTGTTGAAGGACGCGTTCACGAATTTGTTGCGGCGTCGGCTTTGAATAAACGAGCTTGCCGTTTTCTGCGATGGGCACGAGCAAGGATTCAAATTCGCCACCGCAAGCACAATTTTCCGGTGTTGTCTTCGCCGGAAAAACCCGGCGCGCCCCGCAATTTTTGCAGGC carries:
- a CDS encoding biotin--[acetyl-CoA-carboxylase] ligase, with the translated sequence MSRRTEKPFWDPEELRAQFNTTLLGKRLIVFNRITSTNDFLKRLARRGAEAGTLVLADQQTAGRGRLGRPWQSPPGVGLWLSFILRPTVPLALIGALPLAISVVVAETLSTISGEAFTVKWPNDILWQQRKICGILCEAQISPMTGSNRLDYVIAGIGININQQPKDFNLEWRTPAVSLAMIAGRLLDRQKIFVELVRQLDKDLFGNLSQNIPTLLLRWRSRCSDLGKRLHLCHAQETVAGIFEDIGAGGELILLLPDGEHKAYSAGEVSVAT
- a CDS encoding IS110 family transposase, which codes for MYYTGLDAHPKRSQLQHIDEDGALGLCMNIPTTPEGFNRFLDKLNGPTRITFEASCCYWWLHEYFKNHPKVAGVNVVDPRRSRKLSEELSVQRGYGRAKNDRIDTEMMAEQDRLGLAPTIHVPTAEQLKMRTLNRHRFILVFEKTTASNRIYGLLSMHGVFIVISKFVDDSDYRNQILQPLPPDVQFIVQNFVVQVHGFEKQIQSCEDELDKVLPLSHPDIKLLMTIPGFGPVLSRIVKTEILDIHNFRVPKYLISYSGLAPIDQESAGKKGVIKLNRHCNYYLKYAFTEAAHNARNHPHYKRKYDYDVKKHGKIIAKLNLARRFAKTVFWMLVRQQPYKF
- a CDS encoding RtcB family protein translates to MKLKKLADYLWEIPQEGNMLAPARIYATEKMLKDILADNAPQQAANVAHLPGIVGYSLAMPDIHWGYGFPIGGVAAFDVNSGVISPGGVGYDINCGVRLMASRLTRDEVEPKIQELVKALFHHVPTGVGSAGKVKLTQKELEEIMTKGAHSAIKNGYGDGDDLEFIEENGKIDGADPSKVSKKASERGRPQLGTLGSGNHFLEVGYVSQIFNARAAEALGLFKDQITVIIHCGSRGFGHQVCEDYIGVMNNAVHKYGITLPDRQLCCAPVNSPEGQSYLGAMRCAINFAFANRQMIAHWTREAFAKAINKAPKYIGLRTVYEVAHNIAKMEEHVFAGKQMTVCVHRKGATRAFPAGHPHIPQAYQEVGQPVLIPGDMGRYSYVLIGADGAMEQTFGSTCHGAGRAMSRHKAKKTAQGRNITRELAEKGIYVMGASRGTIDEEIPEAYKDVSDVVDTCHLAGISRKVAQLRPLGCIKG
- a CDS encoding archease, producing the protein MKSEPSFAPIDHTADVGYRLFAPTLAELFAVAGRALFDAITELDSIQLLLERKIEVEAGDVEGLFVAWLSELNFYCITELELYREFIIKKVSPTIVQATARGEKIDPARHVIQTEIKAVTYHELYVRQIENGWEAQVIFDV